The segment CACCACCATCAAGCCGTAGGATCTCCGACCACTGCCGTTCACGCCCAGCGCGGTCCTTCTCGGGACCGCGTCGGGCACCGCTGTAAGGGCCTTCTTCGTGACCGAGCTGCTGCAGCACCTGATCAACGGCCTCTCCCTCGGCGCCGTCTACGCTCTCGTCGCCCTGGGCTACACGATGGTCTACGGCGTCCTCCAGCTGATCAACTTCGCCCACGCCGAAGTCTTCATGCTGGGGTCCTTCGCCGGCTTCTACGCGACGCGCTTCATCCCGAAGTTCCGCGAGGAGCCGCGCTTCCTCCTCATCCTCCTCGTGGCGATGGTGGTCTGCGCGCTGCTCGGCCTGATCATCGAGCGCGTGGCCTACCGGCCCCTGCGCGACAAGCCGCGGCTCAACGCCCTCATCACCGCCATCGGCGTCTCGATGTTCATCCAGGCGGTGGGGCAGCTGCCCTGGTTCATGGGCCCCTCGCCGCAGTTCTTCCCCAGCCTCATCCCCAACGTGCCGCTGGTGGCCATCGCCGGCGTCTCGCTCACCAGCCTGCAGGCGGTGACCTTCGGCTCCACGGTGGCGCTGATGTTCGGCCTGCACCGGCTCATCTTCCACTCGAAGATGGGCGCGGCGATGCGGGCGGTCTCCTTCGACGGGCGCACCGCGAGCCTGATGGGGATCAACCCCGACTTCGTGGTCGGCTTCACCTTCGCCCTGGGTTCCGCGCTCGCCGCTGCAGCCGGCATCCTCGTCGGCCTCGGCTACCCGCGGATCGAGCCGACGATGGGTGTGATGCTCGGTCTCAAGGCCTTCGTCGCCGCGGTGCTCGGCGGCATCGGCAACATCCGCGGCGCGATGGTGGGCGGCATCGTCATCGGCCTCACCGAGGCGCTGGTGGTGGGCTATGGCGCCTCGAGCTACCGCGACGCGGTGGCCTTCGGGATCCTCATCCTGATCCTGGTCTTCAAGCCGGCGGGCCTCTTCGGCCGCATGGCGGCGGAGAAGGTATGAGCAGCGGGCGCATCTGGCTGCGCAGCTTCGTTCCCGCCTTCGTCGGCGTGCCGCTGCTCCTGGTGGCGAGCTGGCTGCTGCCGACGAAGGGCGACTCCTACCTCGTCTACATCGCGGGGCTGGCCGGCATCAACGCGGTCCTCGCCATCTCGCTCAACATCGTGAACGGCTTCACCGGCCAGTTCTCGCTGGGGCACGCGGGCTTCATGGCGGTGGGCGGCTACGTCGCCGCGGCGATCACCGTCACCTTCGGCAACAAATACCAGCTGAGCGGCGTGCCCACCTGGTTCTCGGACCAGCTCCTCTTCGTGATCGCCACGCTGGTGGGCGGGCTCTTCGCCGCCGTCGCCGGGCTGCTGGTGGGCATCCCCTCGCTGCGGCTCCGCGGCGACTACCTGGCCATCGTGACCTTAGGCTTCGGCGAGATCATCCGGGTGGTGATCGAGAACACCGTCTTCTTCGGCGGCGCCACCGGCCTCGTCGGGATCCCGCCGACCACCTCGATCTTCTGGGTGCTCTTCTGGGTGGGCGTGGTGGTGCTCGTCTCGCAGCGGCTCCTCGGCTCGAGCCACGGCCGCGCGCTCCTCGCGGTGCGGGAGGACGAGATCGCCGCAGAGTCGATGGGCGTCGACACCACCGGCTACAAGGTGCGGGCGTTTGCGATCTCGGCCTTCTTCGCCGGCGTGGCCGGTTCCCTCCTCGGCCACTACCTGCAGATCCTCACGCCCAAGGACTTCACCTTCGTCCGCTCGATCGAGATCGTGGCGATGGTGGTGCTGGGCGGCATCGGATCGATCTCCGGGGCGCTGGTGGCGGCGCTGCTGCTCACCATCCTCCCCGAGGTGCTGCGGCCGCTGCAGGATTGGACCGGCGTCGACTTCCGCATGGTGATCTACGCGGGGCTGCTCATCGCCCTGATGCTGCTGCGGCCGCAGGGCCTCTTCGGCTCCCGCGAGCTCTTCGGCCTCGGGCGCCGCGCCCCTGCCGTCACGCGGAAGGGGGCGGCGTCGTGAGCGCGATCCTCCACGCTCGGCAGGTCTCGATCCAATTCGGCGGCCTCAAGGCCTTGTGCGAGTTCGAGCTGGCGATCGGCGCCGGTGAGCTCGTCGGGCTCATCGGTCCCAACGGCGCGGGCAAGACCACCGCCTTCAACGTGCTCACCGGGGTCTACCAGCCCACCTCGGGTGAGGTGGTGGTCGACGGGAGCGTGGTGAACGGCCTCCGGCCCCACAAGATCGCCGCCAGGGGCCTCGCCCGCACCTTCCAGAACATCCGGCTCTTCAAGGAGCTCTCCGCCCTCGACAACGTGCGGATCGCCTGCCACCACACCACGAAGGCCTCCTGGCTGCAGTGCCTGGTGCGCACGCCTGCGTTCCTCCGCGAGGAACGGGCGATCACCGAGCGGGCCGACGGCTTCCTCGAGGTGATGGGGCTGGGCCACCGGCGGGAGGAGCTGGCGAAGAACCTGCCCTACGGCGAGCAGCGGCGCCTCGAGATCGCGCGGGCGCTGGCCACGGGGCCGAAGGTGCTGCTCCTCGACGAGCCCGCCGCCGGCATGAACAGCAGGGAGAAGGTCGATCTCATGGAGCTGATCCGCCGGATCCGCGACGAGTTCGACCTGGCGATCCTGCTCATCGAGCACGACATGAAGCTGGTGATGGGCGTCTGCGAGCGGATCCACGTGCTCGACCACGGCGTGATGATCGCCGAGGGCTCGCCGGAGCAGGTGCGGCGCAATCCGAAGGTGATCGAGGCCTATCTCGGGCAGGCGCCGGAAGAGGCGGCGCCCGCAGGTGCCGCCGCAGCGGCGGAGGCGAATTGATGGTCACCGCGAAGATGCAGGCGCCCACCGCGCTGGCGGCGGAGTCGATCCTCGAGCTCCGCGACGTGCACGTGCACTACGGCGCGATCCACGCGCTGCACGGCGTCTCGCTGCAGGTGCGGGCAGGCGAGGTGGTCGCGCTCATCGGCGCCAACGGCGCCGGCAAGACGACGACGCTGCGGGCGGTGAGCGGCATGCTCCAGCCCTCGAGCGGCCAGGTGATCTTCGGCGGCGAGGACGTCACCGCCCTGAAGGCCCACAAGCTGGTGCCGCGGGGCATGGCCCACGCACCCGAGGGCCGCGGGATCTTCCTCAACCTCACCGTCGAGGAGAACCTCGATCTCGGTGCCTTCCTGCGCAGGGATACGGCGGGGATCGCCGCCGACAAGGAGAAGGGCTTCGCCCTCTTTCCCCGGCTCAAAGAGCGGCGCAGCCAGGTGGCGGGCACGCTCTCCGGCGGCGAGCAGCAGATGCTCGCCGTGGCCCGGGCGCTGATGTCGCGGCCGAAGCTGCTGCTCCTCGACGAGCCGTCGCTGGGCCTGGCGCCGCAGATCGTGGAGACGATTTTCGGCATCCTCCGCTCGATCAACGAGGAGGGCGTCTCGATCCTTCTCGTCGAGCAGAACGCCGCCAAGGCGCTGCAGCTCGCCCACCGCGCCTACGTGCTCGAGACCGGCGAGGTGGTGATGGAGGGCGCGGGCCGCGACCTCCTCCACGCCCCGGAGATCCGCAAGGCCTACCTCGGCGAGTAGTTCCGCACCACGAGGTAGCGCACGCCGGCAACGTCGTCGGGCATCCGGCTCGATCGGCCTCCAAGCACCTACCGTGCCCAGCGCCGCGCGAAGCGCACGATCCGCTCGCCCACCTCCGCCGGCAGGTCGTGGTGGAGGAAGTGCCCGGCGTTCTCGAAGACCTGGCTCTCGAACGTCGCCTCGACGTAGCGCGCCTGCCCCTCCGCCATCTCCACCGCCACCGCCGGGTCGTGGCCACCTGCCAGGTAGAGCGTGGGCACCCGCACCACCAGCGCCCGCGGCGCCTTGCCGCGGGGCAGCGCGCGGTAGGGTCCGAGCGGCCCGGGCATGCTCCTGCGCAGCGTCTCCACCAGCTCGTCCAGGTAGGGCAGCGGCCTGCCCGGGGGCACGGTGCTCGCCCGGTAGAGCCTGTCGACGGCGGCGAAGTCGTGGGCGGCGAGGAGCCGCTCCGGCAGCCACGGCAGCTGGAAGAAGCCGACGTACCAGCTCCGCATCAGCTGCTGGGGGTGGCGTCGCAGGTTGCGCAGGAAGGCGTGGGGATGGGGCACCGCGAGCGCCACCAGCGCCGCGATCCGATCCGGCGCCCGGGCCGCAGCGTACCAGCCGGCGACGGCGCCCCAGTCGTGCCCGACGAGGAGCACCTTGCCCCCGTCGGCGAAGGCAGCGGCGAGCTCCACCGCGTCCCTGCCGAGGCGCGCCGGATCGTAGGGGCCGGTGCAGACGCTGGGGCGGTAGCCACGGATCCATGGCGCCACTACACGGTAGCCCGCACTGAGCAGCGCGCCGAGGATCGGCTCGAAGCTCCGCGGGTGATCGGGGAAGCCGTGCAGGCAGAGCGCCACCGGCGCGCCCCGCTCGCCGGCGTCGAGGTAGGCGAAGGTGCCGCCCTCCACCGTGACCTCGTGTCTCGCTCCGCCGAAACGCACCATGCAGCAGCCTTGCCGTGCCCGGCAGCCTACCGGGCCTGCAGCGTGAACGCCCCGCCGCCGCTGGCGCCGTCGACGACCACCCGGTAGGTCCCCGCAGCCGGCGCGGTGAAGACCAGCGTCTCCGCGCCGCCGGCGAAGGCGGCGTCGACGCCGCCGAGGCATTGCGTCGCCGCGGAGCAATCGTCGCCGAGCACGTAGACCGCTGCGTCGTAGCCCTGCTCCGGCGTGACGGTGATGGTCACGGTCTGCCCCTGGGTGAGCTGGAACTCGTAGAAGGAGTCGTTGCCGGTGGTGAAGTAACCGGTGCAGCTCGACGCCAGCGGGAACGAGAGATCGTCGGCGGCCCAGGTGTTGTCGCCGGCGATGGTGCCGGTGAGCGGCAGCGGCGACGCGTTGGCGCAGACGTCGTTGAGCACCGTCGCCGGCAGGGTCACGGTCAGGTCGAAGTCGACCGCCGTGCCGGAGGTGGAGGCGACCGCCACCGCATAACGCCCGGCGCCGACCTGCTGGTCGATGCGCGCGCGCTGCTGCGGCCCGACGCAGGCCTGCTCGGTGCCGCAGGTGGCCGCGTCGAGGAGCGCCAGCGAGGCAGGGCCGTTCGCCGCCAGGTCGATCACGAGCCGGCCCGCCGGCACCTGGATCTCGTAGTACACCTCGGGTGCACCGGGCCCGCAGCTCAAGGCGCCGTCGGCGCTGGCGCCGGCGGTGCTGCCGCGCACGGTGGCGCTGCCGCCGCCGAGGTTGAGCGCCGTCGCATCGCCGCAGACGTCGTTGGCGGGAGGCACGAGGGGCGGCAGCACCTGGGCGGCCAGGGTGAAGGGACCAGCGCGCTGCGGCGTCCCGCCGACGACCAGTGTGTAGTCGCCCGCAGCGAGCTGGGGCACGTCGAGGATCCCCTCGCCGGTGGCGAGCGCCGCGCTGCAGGCGAGCTCGCCGCTGCAGCTGGCGTCGCGGAGCGAGAGCCGCGCCGGGAAGGGCGCCCGGATCTCCGCCCGGAAGCGGCTGCTCTCGGCGAGGGTCACGCGGTAGGCGAGATCGGGACCGCCACCGCCGCAGGCGCTGCCGCCCTGATCGACCGCGCCGCCGAGCGTCGCCCCCACCAGCCGCGCGCGATCGCCGCTGGTGATGAGCAGCGGCGCCGCGGCGCAGGCGGGATCCTCGGCGGTCGAGAGGTAGAGCGCGTACGGCCGCTGTGCCGGCGCCGGCGCCGCCACCTTCACCAGCAGGGTGCGGTCCGCCGCAGCATCCGGTGCTGCAGCAGCCGTCTTGCCGCCGCCGAGGAAGTCGACGTTGGTGCCGGAGGAGAGCCGCGAACCGGCGGTGTCGAAGATCTCGAGGCTCGCCTCGCCGTTCGCCTCGGGGAAGACGAAGGCCTGGAGCCAGCGGCCCGCGGGCACCTCCACCGAGAAGAAGTCGTCGTCGGCGCGGTCGACCTCGGGGCAGAGCACGAGCCCCTCCAGCCACGTATCGGCCGGGACGGGGCGCGGGCTGGTGCGGTTGTTGTTGGGCTCGAGGGCGTCGGTGCAGGCGCCGCCGCCGGCAACGACCGAAGCGAGGAGGCTGTAGGACCCCACCATCCCGCCGGCCGAGTGGACGCGGAGGTAGTAGCGACCCACCGCTGCGGCGGGGAGGCTGCGGCGCAGGACCTTGCCCTCGATGCCCGTCTGCTGCAGGAGCTCGTTGGTGGCGGGATCGTACCAGGCGAGGGTGAGGGTGGTGCCGGGCGGCGGCGCGAGGAGCTGCGCGGAGAGGCCTGCCCCCGGCGCGGCGTTGAAGACGTACCAATCCTCGTCGTTGCTGCAGATGGTGCCGGCAACAGGGGCGCCGGGGGCGAAGGGCCGGGCCTGCGCGGGCCCCTGATCCGGCTCCACGTCGCCGGCGCAGTTGGCGGCGACGCAGCTCCCGCCGTTGCAGATGCTGCCGGGGCCGCACTCGACATCTGCCGTGCAGGAAGGCGGCTGCACGCACTGGCCTGCTGCGCACCAGAGCCCCGGCGCGCAATCGAGGGTGGTGGCGCAGTCGCTGCAGACGTCACCCGAGCAGACGCCGTCGGCGCAATCGGCGTCGGAGGTGCAGGTCGCCGCGTCGATACAGGCGCCTGCGCTGCAGATGCCGCGGGGGCACTGGTCGTCGGTGCGGCAGGCACCGCAGAGGCCGCCGGCGCAGACGTAACCGCCCCTGCATTCGGAGTCGGTGACGCATTCCTGCGGGACGGTGCAGACCTCGTCGATGCAGCGCTCGCCGGTGCCGCAGCCGGCGTCGACGGTGCACTCCACGCACTGGCCCTCGGCGTTGCAGGCGGGCGCCCGCGGATCGAAGGCGCAGTCGGCGCCGCTGCCGCAGGGGCCGGCGGCGCTGCAGGAGCCGGCCTCGCAGCGCGCGCCCACCGGGCAGTCGTTCACGGTGTCGCAGGCGATCGCCACGCAGGCGGCGCGCTCCTCGCAGCGCTGGCCGATGGCGCAGTCGGCGTCACCCGTGCAGACGACGCAGGCGCCCGAGGCGGGATCGCAGACTTCACCGGCGGGATTGCCGGCGCAGTCCTGGTTGCTGCCGCAGCGGAAGGGCGGCTCGCAGATCCCGGCCTCGCTGCAGCTCTCGCCCTCGGCGCAATCCTCGTCGCCGGTGCACCCGACGCAGCGTCCCTCGTCGCTGCAGACCGGCAGGTCGGGGAAGGCTTCGCAGTCGAGATCGCTCTCGCAGCGCACGTCGACGCAGGCGCCGCCGAGGCAGTCGATGCCCTCGCCGCAATCGGCGCCGCCCCGGCACTCGACACAGAGGCCGCGGCCATCCTCGACCAGGCAGAGCGGACGGCCCGGCGCCGCCTCCTCGCACTCGACGTCGGAGGTGCACTCCACCGGCACCGCCACGCAGCTCCCCGCTTCGCAGGCCTCGCCAGCGGCGCAGTCATCGCTCTCGAGGCAGGCCACACACGCGTCGCCCGCCTCGTTGCAGCGCGGCGTGG is part of the Vulgatibacter sp. genome and harbors:
- a CDS encoding branched-chain amino acid ABC transporter permease, with product MTELLQHLINGLSLGAVYALVALGYTMVYGVLQLINFAHAEVFMLGSFAGFYATRFIPKFREEPRFLLILLVAMVVCALLGLIIERVAYRPLRDKPRLNALITAIGVSMFIQAVGQLPWFMGPSPQFFPSLIPNVPLVAIAGVSLTSLQAVTFGSTVALMFGLHRLIFHSKMGAAMRAVSFDGRTASLMGINPDFVVGFTFALGSALAAAAGILVGLGYPRIEPTMGVMLGLKAFVAAVLGGIGNIRGAMVGGIVIGLTEALVVGYGASSYRDAVAFGILILILVFKPAGLFGRMAAEKV
- a CDS encoding branched-chain amino acid ABC transporter permease → MSSGRIWLRSFVPAFVGVPLLLVASWLLPTKGDSYLVYIAGLAGINAVLAISLNIVNGFTGQFSLGHAGFMAVGGYVAAAITVTFGNKYQLSGVPTWFSDQLLFVIATLVGGLFAAVAGLLVGIPSLRLRGDYLAIVTLGFGEIIRVVIENTVFFGGATGLVGIPPTTSIFWVLFWVGVVVLVSQRLLGSSHGRALLAVREDEIAAESMGVDTTGYKVRAFAISAFFAGVAGSLLGHYLQILTPKDFTFVRSIEIVAMVVLGGIGSISGALVAALLLTILPEVLRPLQDWTGVDFRMVIYAGLLIALMLLRPQGLFGSRELFGLGRRAPAVTRKGAAS
- a CDS encoding ABC transporter ATP-binding protein — its product is MSAILHARQVSIQFGGLKALCEFELAIGAGELVGLIGPNGAGKTTAFNVLTGVYQPTSGEVVVDGSVVNGLRPHKIAARGLARTFQNIRLFKELSALDNVRIACHHTTKASWLQCLVRTPAFLREERAITERADGFLEVMGLGHRREELAKNLPYGEQRRLEIARALATGPKVLLLDEPAAGMNSREKVDLMELIRRIRDEFDLAILLIEHDMKLVMGVCERIHVLDHGVMIAEGSPEQVRRNPKVIEAYLGQAPEEAAPAGAAAAAEAN
- a CDS encoding ABC transporter ATP-binding protein, with the translated sequence MQAPTALAAESILELRDVHVHYGAIHALHGVSLQVRAGEVVALIGANGAGKTTTLRAVSGMLQPSSGQVIFGGEDVTALKAHKLVPRGMAHAPEGRGIFLNLTVEENLDLGAFLRRDTAGIAADKEKGFALFPRLKERRSQVAGTLSGGEQQMLAVARALMSRPKLLLLDEPSLGLAPQIVETIFGILRSINEEGVSILLVEQNAAKALQLAHRAYVLETGEVVMEGAGRDLLHAPEIRKAYLGE
- a CDS encoding alpha/beta fold hydrolase, with the protein product MVRFGGARHEVTVEGGTFAYLDAGERGAPVALCLHGFPDHPRSFEPILGALLSAGYRVVAPWIRGYRPSVCTGPYDPARLGRDAVELAAAFADGGKVLLVGHDWGAVAGWYAAARAPDRIAALVALAVPHPHAFLRNLRRHPQQLMRSWYVGFFQLPWLPERLLAAHDFAAVDRLYRASTVPPGRPLPYLDELVETLRRSMPGPLGPYRALPRGKAPRALVVRVPTLYLAGGHDPAVAVEMAEGQARYVEATFESQVFENAGHFLHHDLPAEVGERIVRFARRWAR
- a CDS encoding PPC domain-containing protein; amino-acid sequence: MRLLRLLLLLVVPVVFVACGDEEPAEDPCRGVTCPEGFSCQAGQCVERPVEPIENPGCEANSDCFQDPRGEFCDRSSGDCVSCLNDTHCRGRSCTGGICMGSVCTTDADCAAPTPRCNEAGDACVACLESDDCAAGEACEAGSCVAVPVECTSDVECEEAAPGRPLCLVEDGRGLCVECRGGADCGEGIDCLGGACVDVRCESDLDCEAFPDLPVCSDEGRCVGCTGDEDCAEGESCSEAGICEPPFRCGSNQDCAGNPAGEVCDPASGACVVCTGDADCAIGQRCEERAACVAIACDTVNDCPVGARCEAGSCSAAGPCGSGADCAFDPRAPACNAEGQCVECTVDAGCGTGERCIDEVCTVPQECVTDSECRGGYVCAGGLCGACRTDDQCPRGICSAGACIDAATCTSDADCADGVCSGDVCSDCATTLDCAPGLWCAAGQCVQPPSCTADVECGPGSICNGGSCVAANCAGDVEPDQGPAQARPFAPGAPVAGTICSNDEDWYVFNAAPGAGLSAQLLAPPPGTTLTLAWYDPATNELLQQTGIEGKVLRRSLPAAAVGRYYLRVHSAGGMVGSYSLLASVVAGGGACTDALEPNNNRTSPRPVPADTWLEGLVLCPEVDRADDDFFSVEVPAGRWLQAFVFPEANGEASLEIFDTAGSRLSSGTNVDFLGGGKTAAAAPDAAADRTLLVKVAAPAPAQRPYALYLSTAEDPACAAAPLLITSGDRARLVGATLGGAVDQGGSACGGGGPDLAYRVTLAESSRFRAEIRAPFPARLSLRDASCSGELACSAALATGEGILDVPQLAAGDYTLVVGGTPQRAGPFTLAAQVLPPLVPPANDVCGDATALNLGGGSATVRGSTAGASADGALSCGPGAPEVYYEIQVPAGRLVIDLAANGPASLALLDAATCGTEQACVGPQQRARIDQQVGAGRYAVAVASTSGTAVDFDLTVTLPATVLNDVCANASPLPLTGTIAGDNTWAADDLSFPLASSCTGYFTTGNDSFYEFQLTQGQTVTITVTPEQGYDAAVYVLGDDCSAATQCLGGVDAAFAGGAETLVFTAPAAGTYRVVVDGASGGGAFTLQAR